The DNA window CTCCTGCGTCTGCAGAACGAACAATGGCGTTTCGGATAGACCGCGGACGATCCGTCGGCGCCAGGGCAGCAGCATGCCAGGCGCCTTGCGCCAGTCTTCCAGCATAACGGCTGGCGCGACGCCTTCGCGATCGACGCAGAATTTTACGGGCAGCGTCCGGACAGGGTCGGCCTCGGCCGCGTCCGGCAACGACGACAGCCACAAGAACGCCGGGCGTCCCGCCGCCTCCGTCCAGTCCAATCGGAACGCGGCGGCCCCGTTCACCTTGTCGCCCCCTTCCAGCAGCGAGCCTTTCCCTTTCTCCCGCGCCGGCGGCTGCAGCAGCCGCGACAGCACGGCCGCCTGGGCCAGCAGCGGCTGGGCCAGCGCCTCCGCCGGGGAAAGCCTGACGGCCGGAGCGACGCCGCGCTGCGACCAGTACGTCTGACCGTCGAAACCGTAGCGGGTGCGAGCTTCGCCTTCGCGAACTTCGACCAGGAGCCGGCCGTCGCGCGCCAGGGTGAGCGTCTGCTCCCCGACAGGACGATCATCTTTCAGCAGCGTATCGTGCAGTTCCACGGCGAACGCCTCACCGGGCGGAGCCAGCAGCGACTGTCGGGTGCGGGCCAGCAACAGCTCGCACACGCCGCGATTGATCTCCACGTCGCCTATCTCTCCCGGTTCGGCCGGACGGAACCCGTCCTCGCCCCGCAGCAGGCGCGGCGTTTCGCGATCTGGCTTGCCGTCTTCTTTCTCTTCCTCCTGGCCGTCCTCGGGCCCTTCGACCGGCGGGGCGAACGCGTCGCCGTAGGGGAGCGGCAACAGGCGAACGGCGATCGTCTGCCGGGTTTCTCCCCGGGCCACCTGGAACTCGACCGGCCAGTGCGCGGGGAGCGTACTGAGCAGGTTGGTCAGCTGGTTGGCCTGGGTGATGGCCTGCCCTTCAAATTCCAGCATTTCGTCCCCCAGCTGCAGTCCCGCCAGGGCGGCGGGCGAATCGAGATTGAGCGTGTGACAAATGACCTTGCCGTCCCGCTGGCCAAAAACGGCGTCGAGCGTACCGTGCTGCGCGGTCCGCGTGGCCAGCAGATCGGGCAGGAAACGCTTCACCTGGTTGATCGAAATGGCGTACCCCAGGCCGACGTTCACCCGGCCGCGGTCCTGGAAGCTGGCCCGGCCGTTCACCCCCACCACCTGGCTTTGCAGGTTGAACAGCGGCCCGCCCGAGTTCCCCGGGTTGATGGAGCTGTCGACCTGCAGGCAATCGCCATACACCAGTTCATTCACGCCGACGCCCGGCT is part of the Lignipirellula cremea genome and encodes:
- a CDS encoding S1C family serine protease, with the translated sequence MKRCMESPVRSLGASVRAWVTLFGWSVVFCQTGIFCQRDAFCQEPGIRPDELALVKKAEAARVAAIEKVYGAVVAVYGADQSEGGGSGVIYDPAGFALTNYHVVAGAGNQGVAGLADGKLYPWKLIGVDPGGDVALIRLSGRDAFPYAPLGDSRTVRVGDWALAMGNPFLLAEDQKPTVTLGVVSGVQRYQPGVGVNELVYGDCLQVDSSINPGNSGGPLFNLQSQVVGVNGRASFQDRGRVNVGLGYAISINQVKRFLPDLLATRTAQHGTLDAVFGQRDGKVICHTLNLDSPAALAGLQLGDEMLEFEGQAITQANQLTNLLSTLPAHWPVEFQVARGETRQTIAVRLLPLPYGDAFAPPVEGPEDGQEEEKEDGKPDRETPRLLRGEDGFRPAEPGEIGDVEINRGVCELLLARTRQSLLAPPGEAFAVELHDTLLKDDRPVGEQTLTLARDGRLLVEVREGEARTRYGFDGQTYWSQRGVAPAVRLSPAEALAQPLLAQAAVLSRLLQPPAREKGKGSLLEGGDKVNGAAAFRLDWTEAAGRPAFLWLSSLPDAAEADPVRTLPVKFCVDREGVAPAVMLEDWRKAPGMLLPWRRRIVRGLSETPLFVLQTQECLVLKEVNDATFAAPQE